The Brasilonema sennae CENA114 genome includes a region encoding these proteins:
- a CDS encoding XRE family transcriptional regulator: MLQSDKVQSSEEGKIRLRNAYKEAGLTIEKLAEKAKVSQDTIKRLLGTKDYLNGVERRQVESIAKVLDIKPTDIVDPKDWNPQQIPPEFERLIKDKTESFSGRKFVFDAIEEFFSKNPNGYFTVVGDAGMGKSAIAAKYVLDNPAAICFFNIRAEGMNRPELFLKKIREQLMSRYQLQDAADADLSTLLIKASERIGVGERLIIVVDALDEVDQESTGNLLYLPTILPERVYFLLTRRPYNQNEKRLNVSPSVSTKELDLRDYADRSSQDVKEYIWLLLNDKEYQQGLSQWIQKQNLSNPDFVEEVATKSENNFMYLRCVLPAMANGFYENKPLDELPVGLEGYYYSHWEIMGMTTKPLPKNKIKIIYVMCALRSAASRAVVAKYSKQNELTVQEVLDRWAQFLQKQENYQPPRYRFYHESFRDFLHRQDIVQAAGVNLPDISAEVADNMTEGLFGYE, translated from the coding sequence ATGCTGCAATCGGATAAGGTTCAATCTAGCGAAGAAGGCAAAATTAGACTCAGAAATGCTTACAAAGAAGCGGGTTTGACTATAGAGAAGCTTGCAGAAAAAGCAAAAGTTTCTCAGGACACAATTAAACGTTTATTAGGTACAAAAGACTACCTGAATGGAGTTGAAAGAAGGCAAGTTGAAAGTATAGCCAAAGTTTTAGATATTAAACCAACTGATATCGTTGATCCTAAAGATTGGAATCCGCAGCAAATACCGCCAGAATTTGAACGATTAATAAAAGATAAAACAGAGTCATTTAGTGGTAGAAAATTTGTCTTTGATGCTATTGAAGAGTTTTTCAGCAAAAACCCCAACGGCTACTTTACTGTCGTGGGTGATGCAGGAATGGGGAAAAGTGCGATCGCCGCCAAGTACGTATTAGACAACCCAGCAGCGATTTGCTTTTTCAATATTCGCGCTGAGGGCATGAATCGCCCGGAATTGTTCCTGAAAAAAATTCGCGAACAATTGATGAGTCGTTACCAATTGCAGGATGCAGCAGATGCTGATTTATCAACTTTGCTGATCAAAGCTAGTGAAAGAATTGGTGTTGGTGAACGCCTGATAATTGTTGTTGATGCACTCGACGAAGTTGACCAAGAATCGACCGGAAATCTTTTATATTTACCTACTATTCTTCCAGAAAGGGTTTACTTTCTGCTGACAAGAAGACCGTATAACCAAAATGAGAAAAGGTTGAATGTTTCACCCAGCGTTTCTACTAAGGAATTGGACTTAAGAGACTACGCCGATAGAAGTAGCCAAGATGTGAAAGAATATATTTGGCTATTGCTCAATGATAAAGAATATCAACAGGGCTTGAGTCAGTGGATTCAAAAGCAAAATCTCTCTAATCCTGACTTTGTGGAAGAAGTCGCCACAAAAAGCGAAAATAATTTTATGTATTTGCGCTGTGTATTACCAGCAATGGCTAATGGTTTTTACGAAAATAAACCTCTGGATGAATTACCTGTAGGTTTAGAAGGATATTATTACAGCCACTGGGAAATCATGGGCATGACAACCAAGCCTTTACCGAAAAATAAAATCAAGATTATTTATGTGATGTGTGCTTTACGTAGCGCGGCTTCCCGTGCAGTGGTTGCCAAATATTCTAAGCAGAATGAGTTGACTGTGCAGGAAGTTCTTGATCGCTGGGCGCAGTTTTTGCAGAAACAGGAAAATTATCAACCACCGCGCTACAGGTTTTATCACGAAAGTTTCCGAGATTTTTTGCATCGTCAGGATATTGTGCAAGCGGCGGGGGTGAATTTACCAGATATCAGCGCTGAAGTTGCCGATAATATGACAGAAGGACTTTTTGGCTATGAGTAA
- a CDS encoding TRADD-N-associated membrane domain-containing protein, whose protein sequence is MNFNISSKPQPNNNEAAQEMKKNIIEELLRQARLTFNLALSVTAASAMMTLSGVGLLYLNKVPEASLTTGAGILASISSVQFAKDAKQELCEMVDKLEE, encoded by the coding sequence ATGAACTTCAATATTTCTTCTAAACCACAACCCAACAATAATGAAGCTGCACAAGAGATGAAAAAAAATATAATTGAAGAATTATTACGCCAAGCACGTCTCACCTTCAACCTTGCTTTAAGCGTAACCGCAGCATCTGCGATGATGACATTATCTGGTGTAGGACTTCTCTATTTAAATAAAGTACCAGAAGCCAGCCTCACCACAGGGGCAGGAATTCTTGCCAGTATTAGCAGCGTTCAGTTTGCCAAAGATGCAAAACAAGAACTGTGCGAGATGGTAGACAAGTTAGAGGAATAA
- the lgt gene encoding prolipoprotein diacylglyceryl transferase, producing the protein MALDISTLPLAFEFSSPGPILVKIGPLTIRWYGLLIATAVLIGVWLSQKLAKHRNVNPDLISDLSIWLVIGAIPAARIYYVLFQWSEYAQHPERIIAIWQGGIAIHGAIIGGVTAALIFARLKQISFWQLADLVSPSLILGQAIGRWGNFFNSEAFGSPTNVPWKLHIPPEHRPPELANFEFFHPTFLYESLWDLMVFALLITLFFRSLSGKPALKTGTLSLVYLAAYSLGRLWIEGLRTDSLMLGPLRIAQVVSLLGIIFGLAGLAWLYIAKRPLPDVISSPQEDRQRR; encoded by the coding sequence ATGGCACTGGATATTTCCACCTTGCCCTTGGCATTTGAATTTTCTTCTCCAGGACCAATTCTGGTGAAAATAGGACCATTAACAATCCGTTGGTATGGCTTATTGATTGCGACAGCAGTATTGATTGGCGTTTGGCTTTCCCAAAAACTGGCTAAGCACCGTAACGTTAATCCAGATTTAATTAGCGATTTATCAATTTGGCTGGTGATTGGGGCAATTCCAGCAGCACGGATATATTACGTTTTGTTTCAATGGTCAGAATATGCCCAGCACCCAGAACGGATTATTGCTATTTGGCAGGGAGGCATAGCAATTCATGGAGCAATTATCGGTGGTGTTACCGCAGCATTAATATTCGCCAGATTAAAACAGATTTCTTTCTGGCAATTGGCTGACTTGGTGTCTCCTTCGCTGATTTTAGGTCAAGCAATAGGACGTTGGGGCAATTTCTTCAACTCTGAGGCATTTGGCAGTCCGACAAATGTACCTTGGAAGCTACATATTCCACCAGAACACCGTCCCCCAGAACTGGCTAATTTTGAGTTTTTCCATCCCACTTTTCTTTATGAATCTTTGTGGGATCTTATGGTCTTCGCCTTGCTGATCACTTTATTTTTTAGAAGTTTGTCAGGTAAACCAGCTTTGAAAACAGGTACGCTGTCTCTAGTTTACTTGGCAGCTTACAGCTTAGGACGCCTGTGGATAGAAGGTCTGCGGACGGATAGTTTGATGCTTGGGCCTTTACGAATAGCACAAGTTGTGAGTTTATTGGGAATAATCTTCGGTTTAGCTGGGTTAGCTTGGCTTTACATTGCCAAACGTCCTTTACCAGATGTCATTTCTAGCCCTCAAGAAGATAGACAGAGGCGGTAA